A genomic region of Pseudomonas sp. KU43P contains the following coding sequences:
- a CDS encoding pyocin activator PrtN family protein codes for MSTLEHLRSEFATPCPTLSAVRERYFPHIGSDRRLRELINKGQIDLKLSKLHNSAKAQHVVYLTNLAAYIDRQAESANQFA; via the coding sequence GTGAGCACGCTGGAACACCTACGTAGCGAGTTCGCCACACCCTGCCCGACATTGTCCGCAGTGAGGGAGCGCTACTTCCCTCACATCGGCTCTGACCGTCGGCTCAGGGAGCTCATCAATAAGGGCCAGATCGACTTGAAGCTGAGCAAGCTGCACAACTCGGCGAAGGCTCAGCACGTGGTTTACCTGACCAACCTGGCCGCATACATCGATCGCCAAGCTGAGTCAGCCAACCAATTCGCTTGA